The genome window ACTCGCCGGAGAACGGCGGTTGTCCCGTGGAGATCTCGTAGAGGACGCATCCCGCCGCGTACAGGTCGGAGCGCGCATCGGCGGACCGGCCCCGCGCCTGTTCCGGCGACAGGTACTGCGCGGTGCCGATGACCGCGGACGTCTGCGTCATCGCCGAAGTTGAATCGGACAGGGCCCGGGCGATTCCGAAATCCATCACCTTCACCGCACCGGTGTTGGTGATCATGATGTTCGCCGGCTTCACGTCCCGGTGGATGATCCCGGCCTCATGGGAGAACGACAGAGCCTGGCAGACCTCCGACATCACCCGTGAGGCCTCCGCCAACGGCAGCGGACCGGAATCGCGGACGATCTCGCGCAGCGTCGAGCCGTGGACGCGCTCCATGACGATATAGGGCACGGAACCGGACGCGGCGTCGGTCTGTCCGGTGTCGTAGACGGCCACGATGGCCTGGTGGTTCAGCTTCGCGGCATTCTTGGCCTCGCGCCGGAACCGTTCGAGGAAGGTCTCGTCGCGGGCGAGGTCGGCGCGCATCATCTTGACCGCGACATCGCGGCCGAGCAGCTCGTCGGTGGCGGCGTAGACATCCGACATGCCACCGGTGCCGATGACGGCCCCGAGGCGGTAGCGACCGCCGAGAGTGGTGTTGGTCAGATCCACGTTCCGTCTCCCTTCCCTGATCCGGGCTCTCCGGCCGGAGTATTCACAGCGACATTACCGGGGTTATTCACCGTCACACCAACGGCCGCGCGGGTGATCATGCTTCTCCCGTGGTGGTTCCGGCGGTGTTCTGAGCAGTCTCCGCGGAATCACCCGCCGCGCCCGGCATCGCGGTGTTCGCGCCACCGGGGCCCTGGGACCGGCCGGACGCCGCTCCGTTCTCGGTCCCAGTGTCGCTGCCGTTGCCGGTGGTGGGCTGGCTGTCGGAATCCCCGGGTGTGGTGGGCTGCTCCCCGTCCCCGGTATCGGGGGTTGAGGTCGGTCCCGCGTCGGGGGCCTCACTCGGGATGACCGAGGGGGGCTGGGTGAATTCCTCTTGCGGGGCCTGCTCCGCGGGCGTGTCCTGGTAATCCTGGTCGGGTTCCACCGGGACCTCCTGGATGACGGTGGTGGTCTCGGTCGGCGAGTTCCCGCCGCCGGAGCCGGACATCGAGGTCAGTGCCCAGACGAGGACGCCGACGCCGGCAAGGGCGAGGAGGATGATGAACCAGATCCAGCCGGAGCCTGACTTCTTCGCCGGGCGGCGACCGGTGTGCGGGGCCGGGCCCATGTTCGAGGGGTCGGTGACACGGCCGAGTCGGGTACCGGTCACCGCCGGGGCGACCGTCGTCGACGGTGGCGGAGTAGGCACGGGAACGGCTCGGGCACCGGTCGCTGTCGCGGGTTCCGGCGGCAGCTGACCCTCGCGGACCAGCGTCGTCGCCCGGGCGAGTTCCGCGCCGTTGGCGTACCTGGCGGCGGCGTCCTTGCGCAGGCAGATGCCGATGAGCTGACGCAACGGGGTGCTCACCTCGCCGGGAATCTCCGGGGCGGGGGTGCTGATGTGCTTCAGCGCCACCGACACGGTCGATTCGCCGGAGAACGGCCGGTGCCCGGCCAGGATCTCGTAGCCGACCACGCCGAGCGAGTAGACGTCACTGGCCGGGCCCACGTCATGACCCTGCGCCTGCTCCGGGGAGACGTACTGCGCGGTTCCGACGACCATGCCGGTCCGGGTCAGCGGGACCGCGGACGCCGCCTTGGCGATGCCGAAGTCCGTCACCTTCACCACCCCGCCGGCGGTGACCAGCAGGTTGCCCGGCTTGATGTCGCGGTGCACCAGACCGCGGGCGTGGATCGCCTGCAGCCCGGTCGCCGCCTGGGCGAGCAGATCCAGAGCCATGACTTCGGGGAGGGTGCGTTCGCGGGCCAGGATGTCCGCCAAGGATTCGCCCTGGACATACTCCATGGTGATGAAGCAGTAGGTCACGCCGGTACCGTCGACGTCCGGTACTTCGCCGTAGTCGTAGGTCTCGACGACGTGCGGTGAACGGACGGTCTCGGCCGCCTCCGCCTCGGCCCGGAACCGGGAGCGGAATTCCTGGTCGTCGGTGAGCTCGGGCTTGAGGACCTTGACCGCCACATCGCGGCCGGTGGAGTCGGCGGCGAGCCAGACGGTGGACATGCCGCCCCGGCCGATCACCCGGTCGACGTGGAACCGGGGACCGTAGTAGGCGTCGAGGACGCGCTGCATCCGGCGGGCGTCCTCCCGCAGCGGATCGGAGCTGGCGTCCCCGGTGGGGAAGACCGTGGTCTCGTCGCTCATTACTGCGCCTCCTGGAGGGCTGCCTGGATCACGGCCCGGCCGATCGGAGCGGCGACGGAACCGCCGGTGGCAGCCTGGCCGCGGTCGCCACCGTTCTCCACGAGAACGGCGACGGCGACATCACCGTCGGGGGCGAAGGCGACGTACCAGGCGTGCGGGTTGGAGTTGCGGGAATCCTCACCGTGCTCGGCGGTACCCGTCTTCGAGGCCAGTCCCATGGTGCCGCCGGCGTAGGTTTCGGCGTCCTTCATGAGGTCGGTGAGCTGCGCGGCGATGTCGCTGGACACAGCCTGGGTGACCTCTTTCGGCGAGGTCGTCGACAGGGGCGTGAGATCCGCACCGGTGATCTGGCTGATGAGGTGGGGCTCCATCCGGACGCCGCCGTTGGCGATCGTCGCGACGATGACGGCGTTCTGCAGTGGCGTCAGCGCCACATCACGCTGTCCGATGGCGGACTGCGCCAGGGCACTGTCGTCGGGGATGTCGCCGACAGTGGAATCCACGACGTCCAGGCCGACGTGGGAGAACGCGTCCTCCTCACCGATGCCGAAGGCCGCGGCGGTCTCCTTGAAGGCGTCGATCCCGTGCCGCTGCGACAGGTCGACGAAGGCGGTGTTGCAGGACTTCTCGAAGGCGGTGCGCAGGGTCACCTGGTCGCCGCCGCAGGAGGACCCGTCGTAGTTCTCCAGGGTGGTCGACCCGTTGGGCAGGGTGATCTGCGATGCGCCGGTGACGGAGGTATCGGCGGTGTCGCCGGCCTTCAGGGCTGTTGCCGTGGTGATCAGCTTGAAGGTGGAGCCGGGGGGCTGGGTCTGCTGGGTGGACCGGTTGAGCAGGGGGGAGTCCGGGTCATTCTGCAGGGCCTCGAAGGTGGCGTCTGCGGCGTCCTGGTCGGGGTCGGCGATCGCCGCCGGGTCGTAGGACGGGGTGGACACCATGCCGAGGATCTCGCCGGTCGACGGTCGGATCGCCACCACCGAGCCGGAGTATCCGGCGTTCGACAGCTGGTCGTAGGCGGTCTGCTGCACAGCGGGCTGCAGGGTCAGCTCCACATTCGCGCCCCGCTGCTCCTTACCGGTGAGGGTGTCCCACACCTGGCTGGACAGCAGGGAATCGTCGGTCCCGTCGAGGATGGAGTTCTGGGACCGCTCGATGCCGTCGGCCCCGAAGCGGTCGGAGAGGTAACCGACGACCGATCCGAAGGCCGCCGAGGAGGTCGGGTAACTGCGCTGGTAGAAGCCGTCTTCGTCGGCGGTGGATTCGGCGAGGATCTGGCCACCGGCGGTGATCTGGCCGCGGGGGACGGATTTCGTCTCGAAGTACTGGCGGGCGTTGCGCGAGTTGTGGGCGTAGTTCTCCGTCTGGAACGCCTGGATCCAGGTCAGGTTGACCAGCAGGACCGCGATGAGGACGAAGACGAAGACGGAGACGTTGCGGACGGCGCGGTTCATGACGCCACCCCCGCTCCGACCGGCGCGGCGGAGGGCGCCGGTGCCTTGTCTGCCTGGAGGGTACGGCAGTCATGGGAGATCTTCAGCAGGATCGCCAGCAGCAGGTAGTTCGCCAGCAGGCTCGACCCGCCGTGGGACATGAACGGCGTGGTCAGTCCGGTCATCGGCAGGAGCTTGGTGACACCGCCGGTGACGACGAAGATCTGGATAGCGATGGTCAGCGACAGGCCGGCAGCGACGAGCTTGCCGAAGGAGTCCGGAGTGCGCAGGGCGGTGACCAGGCCGCGCGTCACGAGGATCGCGAAGAGGATCAGTACCGCGGCCAGTCCGATGAAGCCGAGTTCCTCACCGATGGAGGAGAGGATGAAGTCGGCGTAGGCGATCGGGACGAGCTGCGGGTACCCCTGGCCGAGACCGGTGCCGGTCACCCCGCCGAAGCTCATGCCGAACAGGGCCTGGGACAGCTGGTAGCCGGTGCCGTCGTAGTTGGCGATGGGGTCGAGGAAGTTGGTGAAGCGGTCCCGGATCTTGTCGGAGATCTGGAAGACCCCCCAGCCGCCGATGAGGGCCAGGCCGCCACCGAGGATGAGCCAGGACGAGCGGCCGGTCGCGATGTAGAGCATGCCCAGCACCGTGCCGAAGAGCAGCAGGGCGGGGCCGAAGTCGTTCTGGAACACCGAGATGAGGATCGCGAGCCCCCAGACCAGCAGGATCGGGCCGAGGTCGCGCAGTCGTGGGAACTGGAGGCCGAGGACGCGGCGTCCGGCGACGGTGAACAGGGCGCGCTTGTTGACCAGCAGGGCGGCGAAGAAGATGAGCAGCATGATCTTCGCGAACTCACCGGGCTGGATCGAGAACGGGCCGAGGCTGATCCACACCTTGGCGTCCGAGTTGATCGAGGTCGGCCACACGATCGGCAGGGCGGACAGGAACAGGCCACCGAGCCCGAGCAGGTAGGCGTAGTTCTGCAGGTTGTGGTGCGAGCGCATGACGATCATCACGGCGCAGAAAATCGCCACGCCAAGGACCGTCCACATGACCTGCGAGTTCGCCCGGGTGGTCTCCGCGGCAAGGTCGATGCGGTAGATCATCACCAGACCGATGGCGTTGAGCAGGGCGGCGATCGGCAGCATGAGCTGGTCCGCGTCGGGTGCCTTGAGACACATGACGAGGTGGGCGATGCCGAAGACGACCACGTAGCCGCCGATGACGGTGAAGACCTCCGAGGTCACGCCGGTGGCGTCACCGCCGGCGCGGGTGGCGGCGTCCGACTGGGACAGCTGCAGCGCGATGACGGCGATGCCGAGGATCAGCGCGGAGAAGAGCAGCAGACCGAGCTCGATCGGTCGGGTCCTGCGGGAGCGGGTGTCGCTGTGGTCAGTGCGGGCCATGTCAGTTCACCTCCCGGCAGGACACACCTGGAGTGGTGAGGTCGGCGGGGTTACCGGCATTGGTGGTGTCGGTGGAGGAGCTGCGGGTGACGCACACCGGCAGGGTCTGTGCGGCCAGTCGGCGCAGCTGTTCCTGGATCGACTCGTAGGAGTCCCTCGGGAGGGTGTCGAGGGTCCCGCGGGCGGCCGGGGTGAGGTCAGCGGTGCTGAACCGGTGGCAGGGGTCGTCGGAGCCGGCCGGGAGCAGCCGGATGTCGGCGTCCTCGTTGAGGCAGATCTCCTGGTAGGAGGAGTTCAGTGAGAGGCCGAGGAAACTGCCCGGAGCGCCCTGGTAGATGAGGATCGGGGTTCCGTCCGCCGCGGCTGCAGCGGCGGTCGACCTGGCGGCGGACGCCGTTTCCGAGGCCGATGCTGTGCCGGATGTGTCGGAGGTGCCGGACGTGTCGGCTGTGTTGGCTGTCGCCGTGGCTGATGCGGAGGTCGACGGAGCGGCCGTGGTGGTGGCGGGATTCGGCAGATCCTCGTCTGCGGCGACCGCCACGAAGTAGGTCTCGTTGAGGTTGCGCTTGATCAGCCAGCCGCCGACACCGAGGGCGATGACCAGTGCCACGAGCACGGTCAGGGCGATGAGGACGCGTCGGTGCCGCGTCGGACGGTGGGGCTCTCCGGAGGTTCCGGGATCGTCACCGTCGAGGTCGGCGTCCGCCCCGCCGTCTGTGGCGGCGGTCCGGCCCACCCGGCGGGACCGACGGATACCGGGAATGCCCCGGCGGCGGGAGGTGCTGTCAGCACCGGCGGGGGAGTCGGCGTCGGTCGGGGCGGGGTCTGTCGTGGGGGCCGGGGTGTTGCGGTTGACGACATTGACGGCCATGGCTCGGCCGGCGGCGGTGTCCGGGCGGGGAAGCTCGGTGGAGTCGGAGTCGATGGCACCGGCCAGGGCGACGACGTCCGGGAGTGTAGCCGGGGCATCGGCGGCTTCGGTGTCGACGACATCGGCGACGACGACGGTGACGTTGTCCGGCCCACCGCCGCGCAGTGCGAGGTCGATGAGTTTCGCTGCGGTCTCTGTCGGGGTGCCGGCGGCGAGGACGTCCCGGATGGTGTCCGCGCTGACCGGGTCGGACAGTCCGTCGGAGCACAGCATGTACCGGTCGCCGGGGTGGGCGTCGAGCAGCTGCAGTGTCGGTTCGACCGGTCGGCCGGTGAGGGCCTTGAGGATCAGTGAGCGCTGCGGGTGGCTGGACACGTCCGCCGGGTCGAGCTTGCCTTCGTCGACGAGGGACTGGACGTAGGTATCGTCCTTGGTGATTTGGGTGAGGACGCCGTCGCGCAGCCGGTAGGCCCGTGAATCGCCGACATGGCAGACGCCGAGTTTCCCGTCGTTGAACAGCAGGGAGCTCAGGGTGCAGCCCATCCCGTCGAGGGTGGGGTTCTCGTCGACGTGGGCGGAGATCGCCCGGTTGCCGTCTTCCATCGCCTCGGCGAGCAGTGCCGGGAGGGACTCGGCGGCGATCTTCTCCGTGGTGCCGTCACTGAACAGCGCGTTGACTGGGAACAGGGCCTCGATCATCAGTTGGGAGGCGACTTCGCCGGCGGCGTGGCCGCCCATGCCGTCGGCGAGGGCGAGCAGGTGGGACGCCGCGACTGCGGAATCCTCGTTGTTGCTGCGGACCAGGCCGCGGTCTGACCGGGCAGCGAAATCCAGG of Corynebacterium terpenotabidum Y-11 contains these proteins:
- a CDS encoding FtsW/RodA/SpoVE family cell cycle protein, with protein sequence MARTDHSDTRSRRTRPIELGLLLFSALILGIAVIALQLSQSDAATRAGGDATGVTSEVFTVIGGYVVVFGIAHLVMCLKAPDADQLMLPIAALLNAIGLVMIYRIDLAAETTRANSQVMWTVLGVAIFCAVMIVMRSHHNLQNYAYLLGLGGLFLSALPIVWPTSINSDAKVWISLGPFSIQPGEFAKIMLLIFFAALLVNKRALFTVAGRRVLGLQFPRLRDLGPILLVWGLAILISVFQNDFGPALLLFGTVLGMLYIATGRSSWLILGGGLALIGGWGVFQISDKIRDRFTNFLDPIANYDGTGYQLSQALFGMSFGGVTGTGLGQGYPQLVPIAYADFILSSIGEELGFIGLAAVLILFAILVTRGLVTALRTPDSFGKLVAAGLSLTIAIQIFVVTGGVTKLLPMTGLTTPFMSHGGSSLLANYLLLAILLKISHDCRTLQADKAPAPSAAPVGAGVAS
- a CDS encoding serine/threonine-protein kinase, giving the protein MSDETTVFPTGDASSDPLREDARRMQRVLDAYYGPRFHVDRVIGRGGMSTVWLAADSTGRDVAVKVLKPELTDDQEFRSRFRAEAEAAETVRSPHVVETYDYGEVPDVDGTGVTYCFITMEYVQGESLADILARERTLPEVMALDLLAQAATGLQAIHARGLVHRDIKPGNLLVTAGGVVKVTDFGIAKAASAVPLTRTGMVVGTAQYVSPEQAQGHDVGPASDVYSLGVVGYEILAGHRPFSGESTVSVALKHISTPAPEIPGEVSTPLRQLIGICLRKDAAARYANGAELARATTLVREGQLPPEPATATGARAVPVPTPPPSTTVAPAVTGTRLGRVTDPSNMGPAPHTGRRPAKKSGSGWIWFIILLALAGVGVLVWALTSMSGSGGGNSPTETTTVIQEVPVEPDQDYQDTPAEQAPQEEFTQPPSVIPSEAPDAGPTSTPDTGDGEQPTTPGDSDSQPTTGNGSDTGTENGAASGRSQGPGGANTAMPGAAGDSAETAQNTAGTTTGEA
- a CDS encoding PP2C family protein-serine/threonine phosphatase; translation: MTLALDFAARSDRGLVRSNNEDSAVAASHLLALADGMGGHAAGEVASQLMIEALFPVNALFSDGTTEKIAAESLPALLAEAMEDGNRAISAHVDENPTLDGMGCTLSSLLFNDGKLGVCHVGDSRAYRLRDGVLTQITKDDTYVQSLVDEGKLDPADVSSHPQRSLILKALTGRPVEPTLQLLDAHPGDRYMLCSDGLSDPVSADTIRDVLAAGTPTETAAKLIDLALRGGGPDNVTVVVADVVDTEAADAPATLPDVVALAGAIDSDSTELPRPDTAAGRAMAVNVVNRNTPAPTTDPAPTDADSPAGADSTSRRRGIPGIRRSRRVGRTAATDGGADADLDGDDPGTSGEPHRPTRHRRVLIALTVLVALVIALGVGGWLIKRNLNETYFVAVAADEDLPNPATTTAAPSTSASATATANTADTSGTSDTSGTASASETASAARSTAAAAAADGTPILIYQGAPGSFLGLSLNSSYQEICLNEDADIRLLPAGSDDPCHRFSTADLTPAARGTLDTLPRDSYESIQEQLRRLAAQTLPVCVTRSSSTDTTNAGNPADLTTPGVSCREVN
- a CDS encoding peptidoglycan D,D-transpeptidase FtsI family protein → MNRAVRNVSVFVFVLIAVLLVNLTWIQAFQTENYAHNSRNARQYFETKSVPRGQITAGGQILAESTADEDGFYQRSYPTSSAAFGSVVGYLSDRFGADGIERSQNSILDGTDDSLLSSQVWDTLTGKEQRGANVELTLQPAVQQTAYDQLSNAGYSGSVVAIRPSTGEILGMVSTPSYDPAAIADPDQDAADATFEALQNDPDSPLLNRSTQQTQPPGSTFKLITTATALKAGDTADTSVTGASQITLPNGSTTLENYDGSSCGGDQVTLRTAFEKSCNTAFVDLSQRHGIDAFKETAAAFGIGEEDAFSHVGLDVVDSTVGDIPDDSALAQSAIGQRDVALTPLQNAVIVATIANGGVRMEPHLISQITGADLTPLSTTSPKEVTQAVSSDIAAQLTDLMKDAETYAGGTMGLASKTGTAEHGEDSRNSNPHAWYVAFAPDGDVAVAVLVENGGDRGQAATGGSVAAPIGRAVIQAALQEAQ